In Numida meleagris isolate 19003 breed g44 Domestic line chromosome 18, NumMel1.0, whole genome shotgun sequence, one DNA window encodes the following:
- the TMEM248 gene encoding transmembrane protein 248 encodes MFNINLLENLKVYISSRPPLVVFMISVSAMAIAFLTLGYFFKIKEIKSPEMTEDWNTFLLRFNDLDFCISENETLKHLINDTTTPESTVTSGQARSSTQSPQTLEDSGPINISVTITLTLDPLRPFGGYSRNITHLSSTIFGHQIGLSGRESHEEINITFTLPAAWNSDDCVLHGHCEQVVFTTCMTVTAASNVFPVTVQPPHCVPETYSNATLWYKIFTTARDSNTKYAQDYNPFWCYKGAIGKVYHALNPKLTVIVPDDDRSLINLHLMHTSYFLFVMVITMFCYAVIKGRPSKLRQSNTEFCSEKVALSEA; translated from the exons ATGTTCAACATAAACCTGTTGGAGAACCTGAAGGTTTACATCAGCAGCCGACCTCCGCTCGTGGTCTTTATGATCAGCGTAAGCGCTATGGCAATAGCTTTTCTGACACTGggttatttctttaaaatcaagGAGATCAAGTCACCAGAAATGACAGAG gACTGGAATACCTTCCTCCTGAGGTTTAATGATTTGGACTTCTGTATATCTGAGAACGAAACCCTGAAGCATCTCATCAATGACACCACAACTCCAGAAAGTACCGTGACCAGCGGGCAGGCGAGATCTTCCACGCAGTCTCCACAGACTCTTGAGGACTCCGGTCCCATCAACATCTCCGTTACAATCACTTTGACACTGGACCCACTCAGACCATTTGGCGGATATTCCCGCAACATCACACATCTAAGTTCCACCATTTTTGGGCACCAAATTGGACTCTCAG GAAGAGAATCCCACGAGGAGATAAACATTACGTTCACGCTGCCGGCTGCCTGGAATTCAGACGACTGCGTTCTTCATGGTCACTGCGAGCAGGTTGTGTTCACAACCTGCATGACTGTGACAGCAGCCAGCAACGTATTCCCTGTCACAGT tcagcCACCACATTGTGTTCCTGAAACATACAGCAATGCTACACTTTGGTACAAGATCTTTACCACAGCAAGGGACTCTAATACCAAGTATGCACAAGATTATAACCCCTTCTGGTGTTACAAAGGAGCAATTGGAAAAGTGTATCACGCTTTAAATCCCAAACTAACCGTTATAGTTCCAGAT GATGATCGCTCTCTAATAAACCTACATCTCATGCATACCAgttactttctttttgtgatgGTGATTACAATGTTCTGCTATGCAGTTATTAAAGGCAGACCAAGCAAACTGAGGCAAAGCAATACAgaattctgctctgaaaag gTTGCTTTGTCAGAAGCGTAA